The following proteins come from a genomic window of Pirellula staleyi DSM 6068:
- a CDS encoding NAD(P)/FAD-dependent oxidoreductase, whose amino-acid sequence MNRKRAIIIGGGPAGLTAAYELLTRTDIQPIVLEASDMLGGISRTVNYKGNRIDIGGHRFFSKDDRVMQWWANMLPMEGGHSGQLSLAYQGQQREIDGSSTGPNPETTDEVMLVRPRKSRIYYLRKFFDYPISLSQTTIANLGLWRMLKIGFSYLRSRLQPIKPEQSLEDFLINRFGRELYLTFFKSYTEKVWGVPCHEISAAWGAQRIKGLSITKAILNAIQKPFRKSGDVRQKNVETSLVEQFLYPKLGPGQMWETCAAKVQQMGGEIRKNSLVSRVFTEGDTIVALEVTDPQTGAVERIEGDYFFSTMPMQELVRALDADAPSNVREVSEGLIYRDFITVGLLLDDLKIHEQTREGKKLLSDNWIYIQEPDVKVGRLQIFNNWSPYMVANPKHAWIGLEYFCYESDDLWKQSDEKMVAQGIEELERINIIERSKVLDSTVIRVPKTYPAYFGSYDRFDELKQWISKFDNLFLVGRNGMHRYNNQDHSMLTAMVAVDNIIAGRTDKSNIWDVNTEMEYHEKKGDQPASGGESLSDRSPGEVAKPNAGKRSAPEMAEEPSRSTAADQEVIRA is encoded by the coding sequence ATGAACCGCAAGCGTGCGATCATTATTGGCGGAGGTCCTGCAGGACTCACCGCAGCCTACGAACTACTTACGCGCACCGATATTCAGCCGATTGTGCTCGAAGCGAGCGACATGCTGGGAGGCATTTCGCGAACGGTAAATTACAAAGGAAACCGGATCGATATTGGTGGCCACCGCTTCTTCTCGAAAGATGATCGGGTGATGCAGTGGTGGGCCAACATGCTACCGATGGAGGGTGGGCATAGCGGCCAACTCTCGCTCGCCTATCAAGGTCAGCAGCGAGAGATCGATGGCTCGTCAACGGGGCCGAATCCCGAGACCACCGACGAGGTGATGCTTGTTCGGCCACGCAAAAGTCGCATCTATTATCTGCGTAAGTTCTTCGACTACCCGATCAGCCTGAGCCAGACAACCATTGCCAACCTCGGACTCTGGCGCATGCTGAAGATCGGTTTTTCGTACCTACGATCTCGGCTTCAGCCGATCAAGCCCGAGCAGAGTCTCGAAGACTTTTTGATCAACCGCTTCGGACGCGAACTCTACCTGACATTCTTCAAGTCCTACACCGAGAAAGTCTGGGGAGTTCCGTGTCATGAGATTTCAGCCGCCTGGGGCGCACAACGCATCAAGGGACTGTCGATCACTAAGGCCATTCTGAACGCCATCCAAAAACCGTTTCGAAAATCGGGAGATGTGCGCCAGAAAAATGTCGAGACCTCGCTTGTCGAGCAGTTCCTCTATCCCAAGTTGGGCCCCGGCCAGATGTGGGAAACATGTGCCGCCAAAGTGCAGCAGATGGGGGGCGAAATTCGCAAGAATTCGCTGGTTTCACGTGTTTTTACTGAAGGCGATACTATTGTTGCACTCGAGGTAACCGATCCACAAACCGGCGCTGTCGAGCGAATCGAGGGAGACTACTTCTTCTCGACCATGCCGATGCAAGAGCTGGTGCGAGCGCTCGATGCGGATGCGCCGAGCAACGTGCGTGAAGTGAGTGAGGGTCTGATCTATCGCGACTTCATCACGGTCGGGCTTTTGCTCGACGATCTTAAGATTCATGAGCAAACGCGTGAAGGAAAAAAACTTCTCAGCGACAACTGGATCTACATCCAAGAGCCCGATGTAAAAGTTGGTCGACTTCAGATTTTCAACAACTGGAGTCCCTACATGGTTGCCAATCCAAAACATGCTTGGATCGGCCTTGAGTACTTTTGCTACGAGTCAGATGACCTCTGGAAACAGTCCGACGAAAAGATGGTGGCTCAAGGGATCGAGGAACTCGAGCGCATCAATATCATCGAACGCAGCAAAGTGCTCGATAGCACCGTGATTCGGGTCCCCAAGACCTATCCAGCCTACTTTGGATCGTACGATCGATTCGATGAACTGAAGCAGTGGATCAGCAAGTTCGACAATCTATTCCTCGTTGGTCGCAACGGGATGCACCGCTACAACAACCAGGATCACTCGATGCTCACCGCGATGGTGGCAGTCGACAACATCATCGCTGGTCGGACCGATAAATCGAACATCTGGGATGTGAATACGGAAATGGAGTATCACGAAAAGAAGGGAGATCAACCTGCCTCGGGCGGTGAAAGTCTCTCGGACCGCAGTCCCGGCGAAGTTGCCAAGCCTAATGCGGGTAAGAGATCAGCACCCGAGATGGCAGAGGAACCTTCACGTTCAACCGCCGCTGATCAGGAAGTGATTCGAGCCTAG
- a CDS encoding GtrA family protein yields the protein MPPNLARLSGELQRYLIVAVVALLVDLGSLLVLRELVGTSTFVAAALAFVLGLLTNYFLSVAWVFPARNVQSPLLEFVLFATIGIVGLALTELLLFCGSDLLGIDYRLVKLLAVGVVFVWNFGVRKLLLFRTTSVEPLGHASQPATSASNS from the coding sequence TCTCGCGAGGCTGTCGGGCGAATTGCAGCGCTATTTGATCGTTGCTGTCGTTGCGCTGCTGGTGGACCTCGGGTCCCTGCTAGTGCTACGAGAACTCGTAGGGACCAGCACCTTTGTGGCAGCGGCACTCGCTTTTGTGCTGGGACTCTTGACGAACTATTTCCTAAGTGTCGCCTGGGTCTTTCCCGCACGAAACGTGCAAAGTCCACTCCTCGAATTCGTCCTGTTTGCGACCATCGGAATCGTCGGGCTGGCCCTCACGGAACTACTGCTGTTTTGCGGCTCCGATCTGCTCGGCATCGACTACCGGCTCGTCAAACTCCTAGCAGTGGGAGTGGTGTTTGTCTGGAACTTTGGGGTTCGCAAACTTCTGCTGTTCCGCACAACCTCGGTCGAGCCACTCGGCCACGCATCGCAGCCTGCTACTTCCGCGAGCAACTCATGA
- a CDS encoding tetratricopeptide repeat protein — MVTKRKMLRGEPERPITTPAPPIVAAADLRFLKYDAMDRRAYRFAALLILAAGLLAYSNSFWGIFVFDDATEIGTNPSIQTIWPLTTSMLNVDGTLPARPIPYFTFALNHALHGTSVAGYHIVNLAIHLGCGLLLFSMVHTSCLISKNRYFTQDNVAILVAALVATLWVVHPLTTQAVTYIYQRMESLMALCYLGVFATFLRGLEVEGRSRCFWWGLSVVICATGMACKEVMISAPVAVLLYDWIFVERRLGRIFSTRGWYYVLLCSTWGIMGLVIWLQRSKYSEFHASNAPSPSEYFLTQPAAILLYVRLTFLPLGQCIDYGWKPLRTLPEILPPLLAVIAMLIGTIITLWRMPRVGLVMLLFFLILGITSSFVPVADLVNEHRAYLPSTMLVTLFVLGLVHPCLQWFDRDRPVSRQTLLAIGSVGLVLVILLGGLTYARNQKYHSYEAMWTDATAKAPQNLRAERALMVWLASSGRALESVDRARSLLAKNPDMPERHLNLAIALHLNNEPAEAEVQAKLAIDQLPNSEDAFYILGCAYDKLGKKREAETAFRKSLEILPTFVDANHTLGHLLAAEGKVSDGAEFLERAVKIHPLHEGALQDLAVAYDLLDRTEESEATFRRLLKVNPQHRVARDSYALLLQRLGRLDEAVAQYEYLVEQDPGDVGPRMNLAIACAMQGDVPRGIELLHEAEQIEPGNAEVQANLAQMLRRAGRDQLASTHFRRALAIRPTWAEVEIGYAELLASSRDEKVRNLDSAQNIASSVIRASEGTYLPAWMVLARAELVAEKQLQARKTLAAARKQAQLQQDVTVLQQLDLLEASIAEAPP; from the coding sequence ATGGTCACGAAACGGAAGATGCTACGCGGCGAGCCTGAAAGGCCGATCACCACTCCTGCGCCACCGATCGTAGCCGCAGCTGATTTGCGCTTTCTCAAATACGATGCCATGGATCGCCGCGCGTATCGATTCGCGGCACTCTTGATCCTCGCTGCTGGGCTACTGGCGTATAGCAACAGTTTTTGGGGGATCTTTGTCTTTGACGACGCCACTGAAATCGGCACGAATCCTTCGATTCAAACGATCTGGCCTCTCACGACATCGATGCTCAACGTCGATGGAACCCTCCCTGCCCGCCCGATTCCTTACTTCACCTTTGCGCTCAATCACGCGCTGCATGGCACCTCCGTTGCTGGCTATCACATCGTCAATCTTGCCATTCATCTAGGCTGCGGACTACTGCTCTTCAGCATGGTTCACACCAGTTGCTTGATCTCAAAAAATCGCTATTTCACGCAGGACAACGTAGCCATCCTTGTCGCAGCGCTAGTGGCCACGCTGTGGGTGGTTCATCCACTGACAACCCAGGCGGTCACCTATATCTACCAGCGCATGGAATCGCTGATGGCACTTTGCTATCTCGGCGTATTCGCGACGTTTCTTCGAGGACTCGAAGTCGAGGGACGAAGCAGGTGTTTCTGGTGGGGCCTCAGCGTGGTGATCTGCGCGACTGGAATGGCCTGCAAGGAAGTGATGATCAGCGCCCCTGTGGCTGTGCTGCTTTACGACTGGATCTTCGTCGAGCGACGTCTTGGCCGAATCTTTTCCACTCGCGGCTGGTATTACGTTCTCCTCTGTAGCACCTGGGGGATCATGGGGCTCGTGATCTGGCTACAGCGTTCGAAGTACTCCGAGTTCCACGCGTCCAACGCTCCCTCACCGAGCGAATATTTTTTGACGCAACCGGCAGCCATCCTGCTCTATGTCCGCCTGACATTTTTGCCCCTGGGGCAATGCATCGACTACGGCTGGAAGCCCCTCCGCACCCTTCCCGAGATTCTCCCTCCGCTGTTGGCGGTTATCGCGATGCTGATCGGCACGATCATTACGCTTTGGCGAATGCCGCGCGTGGGGCTCGTGATGTTGCTGTTTTTTTTGATCCTGGGGATCACGTCGAGCTTTGTGCCCGTGGCCGATCTTGTGAACGAGCATCGCGCCTACTTACCGTCGACCATGCTGGTGACCTTGTTCGTGCTCGGACTGGTTCATCCCTGCTTGCAATGGTTCGATCGCGATCGACCTGTGAGTCGCCAAACGCTGCTTGCTATCGGATCTGTTGGACTCGTCCTGGTGATACTTCTTGGTGGACTCACCTACGCGCGGAATCAAAAGTATCACTCCTACGAAGCGATGTGGACCGACGCGACAGCCAAGGCACCTCAGAACCTCCGCGCGGAGCGCGCACTCATGGTGTGGCTCGCTTCCTCCGGGCGAGCTTTGGAATCGGTCGATCGCGCTCGCAGTTTGCTGGCCAAGAATCCCGACATGCCCGAACGTCATCTCAATCTGGCGATCGCTTTGCATCTCAACAACGAACCAGCAGAGGCAGAAGTGCAAGCGAAGCTGGCGATCGACCAGCTTCCAAACTCGGAAGATGCGTTTTACATACTCGGCTGTGCCTACGATAAGCTCGGCAAAAAAAGAGAGGCTGAAACAGCCTTCCGAAAATCGCTTGAAATCCTCCCCACGTTTGTGGATGCAAACCATACCCTGGGACATCTTCTCGCTGCTGAGGGAAAAGTGAGCGACGGGGCTGAGTTTCTCGAGCGGGCTGTGAAGATCCATCCACTGCACGAAGGCGCGCTACAAGACTTAGCGGTGGCTTACGACTTGCTTGATCGGACCGAGGAGTCGGAAGCGACCTTTCGCCGATTGCTGAAGGTGAACCCACAGCACCGAGTGGCTCGCGACAGCTACGCTCTGCTGTTGCAGCGATTGGGACGACTCGACGAGGCCGTTGCCCAGTACGAATACCTTGTCGAGCAAGACCCGGGGGATGTCGGACCACGCATGAACTTGGCCATCGCGTGCGCGATGCAGGGAGATGTGCCGCGCGGGATCGAGCTGCTGCATGAGGCCGAGCAGATCGAGCCTGGCAATGCCGAAGTGCAGGCGAACCTTGCCCAAATGTTGCGGCGAGCTGGCCGCGATCAGTTGGCATCCACTCACTTTCGCCGGGCGCTCGCGATTCGGCCAACCTGGGCCGAGGTGGAGATCGGTTATGCTGAACTTTTAGCCAGCTCGCGCGACGAAAAGGTCCGAAATCTCGATTCGGCCCAAAATATTGCCAGCAGCGTCATCCGAGCGTCGGAGGGAACGTATCTCCCCGCTTGGATGGTTCTAGCTCGAGCTGAATTGGTTGCGGAAAAACAGCTGCAGGCGCGCAAAACGCTCGCCGCAGCACGAAAGCAGGCCCAGTTGCAGCAGGATGTGACAGTTCTTCAGCAACTCGACCTACTGGAGGCGAGCATCGCGGAGGCACCACCGTAA